A single region of the Prochlorococcus marinus str. MIT 0917 genome encodes:
- a CDS encoding DUF3134 domain-containing protein, with product MSDLEKINLSDLDGINPALTRYGRQEPAPVLPLREEPDLLSWLETSGRLVADEDSNDQEISTVEEEELSALMGEKEDYKAEEESTDEEWED from the coding sequence ATGAGCGATCTAGAAAAAATCAATTTATCTGATTTAGACGGCATTAACCCCGCATTAACTCGCTATGGCAGACAAGAGCCTGCTCCTGTACTCCCACTTAGAGAAGAACCCGATTTATTATCTTGGCTAGAAACAAGTGGAAGATTAGTGGCTGATGAAGATTCAAATGATCAAGAAATAAGTACAGTTGAAGAAGAAGAGCTTTCAGCTTTAATGGGAGAAAAAGAAGACTATAAAGCCGAAGAAGAATCAACCGATGAAGAATGGGAAGATTAA
- a CDS encoding argininosuccinate synthase — MGKAKKVVLAYSGGVDTSVCIPYLKKEYGVEHVIAFAADLGQGDELDEIKKKAISAGASQSLIGNLVKPFIEDFAFPAIRSNALYQGRYPLSTALARPLIAKKLVEIAREFNADGVAHGCTGKGNDQVRFDVTIGALAPDLQLLTPAREWGMSREETIAYGEKYGIVPPVSKKNPYSIDLNLLGRSIEAGPLEDPFEMPSDEVFGITSSIADSPNEPEIVDILFENGFPVAIDGELMDPVSLIKNANSLSAKHGFGRLDIIEDRVVGIKSREIYETPGLLLLIKAHQEMESLTLPADLLDTKSRLERQWADLVYKGFWFSPLKEALDEFINYSQKQVNGTVRVRLFKGNADVIGRKSKENSLYISDMSTYGSEDKFNHKSAEGFIYVWGLPSRIWSWINK; from the coding sequence ATGGGAAAGGCTAAAAAGGTTGTTTTGGCTTATTCAGGGGGAGTCGATACTAGCGTTTGTATTCCTTACTTGAAGAAGGAGTATGGAGTGGAGCATGTAATTGCTTTTGCAGCAGATCTTGGTCAAGGAGACGAGCTTGATGAAATTAAAAAAAAGGCTATTTCAGCAGGAGCCTCACAATCATTAATTGGTAATTTAGTAAAGCCTTTTATTGAAGATTTTGCTTTTCCTGCAATTAGGTCCAATGCTTTGTATCAAGGTAGATATCCACTTTCAACGGCATTAGCTAGACCATTAATTGCAAAAAAACTTGTTGAAATTGCAAGGGAATTTAATGCTGATGGAGTTGCTCACGGATGCACGGGTAAAGGCAATGATCAAGTTCGTTTTGATGTGACAATAGGAGCTTTAGCTCCCGATTTGCAATTGCTTACACCAGCACGTGAATGGGGCATGAGTCGTGAAGAAACTATTGCTTATGGCGAAAAATATGGAATAGTGCCTCCTGTAAGTAAAAAAAATCCTTATTCGATTGATTTGAATCTTTTGGGGAGAAGTATTGAAGCTGGTCCTCTTGAAGATCCATTTGAGATGCCATCAGATGAAGTTTTTGGCATCACTTCTTCTATTGCTGATTCGCCTAACGAGCCTGAAATTGTAGATATTCTTTTTGAAAATGGTTTTCCAGTTGCAATTGATGGAGAACTAATGGATCCAGTATCGCTGATTAAAAATGCGAATAGTCTTTCAGCAAAGCATGGCTTTGGACGTTTGGATATTATTGAAGACAGAGTAGTGGGAATTAAAAGTCGAGAAATTTATGAAACACCAGGTTTGCTTTTATTAATTAAAGCTCATCAAGAAATGGAAAGTTTAACCTTACCAGCTGATTTATTAGATACTAAATCTAGGCTGGAAAGGCAATGGGCTGACTTGGTTTATAAAGGGTTCTGGTTTAGCCCTTTAAAAGAAGCTTTGGATGAATTTATTAATTATTCGCAAAAGCAAGTTAATGGAACAGTAAGGGTTAGGCTTTTCAAGGGCAATGCTGATGTTATTGGTCGCAAGTCGAAAGAAAATAGTTTGTATATCTCTGACATGTCTACTTATGGAAGTGAGGATAAGTTCAACCATAAATCCGCAGAAGGATTTATTTATGTTTGGGGATTGCCTAGTAGAATTTGGTCTTGGATAAACAAGTAA
- the purU gene encoding formyltetrahydrofolate deformylase yields the protein MSIKTVILQFICPDKPGLVSDLASWIASKNGNIRHADHHTDADAKLFLSRIEWDLDGFLLDKNEIKSEVILLEQRFNGKAVLSFSDDFPNVAIFVSKQSHCLVDLLWRVKAGELCMNVPLVISNHSDLEEICSGFSIPFKLIEVDKNNKANSESKIFDLLNEYQIDLGVLAKYMQILSSSFLEKFPHLINIHHSFLPAFKGAQPYHQAWERGVKLIGATAHYVTKDLDAGPIIEQTISNVSHRDEVSDLIRKGRDLERVALARALRLHLRRQVMVYRGRTAVFA from the coding sequence GTGAGCATCAAAACAGTTATTTTGCAGTTCATTTGTCCTGATAAACCAGGACTTGTAAGTGATTTGGCAAGTTGGATAGCAAGTAAAAATGGTAATATTAGACATGCTGATCACCATACAGATGCAGATGCAAAATTGTTTCTCAGTCGGATTGAGTGGGATTTAGATGGATTTCTGCTTGATAAAAATGAAATCAAATCTGAAGTAATTTTACTTGAGCAGCGATTTAATGGAAAAGCTGTTTTGAGCTTCTCTGATGACTTTCCTAATGTTGCCATCTTTGTTAGTAAGCAGAGTCATTGTTTGGTTGATCTTTTATGGAGAGTTAAGGCAGGTGAATTATGTATGAATGTACCTTTAGTGATCTCAAATCATTCAGATTTAGAGGAAATTTGCTCAGGATTTTCTATTCCTTTTAAGCTGATAGAAGTAGATAAAAATAACAAAGCAAATTCTGAAAGTAAAATTTTTGATTTGTTAAATGAGTATCAAATCGATTTAGGGGTTTTAGCTAAATATATGCAAATTTTAAGTAGTTCATTTTTAGAAAAGTTTCCTCATCTCATCAATATTCATCATTCTTTTCTTCCTGCGTTTAAAGGTGCTCAACCATATCATCAAGCTTGGGAAAGAGGGGTAAAATTAATTGGTGCAACAGCGCATTACGTTACTAAGGATCTTGATGCTGGTCCAATAATTGAGCAGACTATATCTAATGTGAGTCATCGTGATGAAGTATCAGATTTAATAAGGAAGGGTAGAGATTTGGAACGAGTCGCTTTGGCAAGAGCTTTAAGATTGCATTTAAGACGACAAGTCATGGTTTATAGAGGTAGAACGGCAGTATTTGCATGA
- the rpsF gene encoding 30S ribosomal protein S6 has product MSEKPYYETMYILRPDIPEEEVDSHLKKYSEILEKSGTEVLDSQMRGKRRLAYPIAKHKEGIYVQLSHTGNGQQVAILERAMRLSEDVIRYLTVKQDGPLPTPKSTSKEDETEKSETEKEEIKPTEDKKTETPDKDEKNEEAKE; this is encoded by the coding sequence ATGTCTGAAAAACCTTATTACGAAACCATGTACATTCTTCGTCCGGACATACCGGAAGAAGAAGTAGATAGCCATCTAAAAAAATATAGTGAAATTCTTGAGAAATCTGGAACTGAAGTATTAGATAGTCAAATGAGAGGCAAAAGAAGACTTGCCTACCCCATTGCAAAACATAAAGAGGGAATATATGTGCAATTGAGTCACACAGGCAATGGACAACAAGTTGCAATCCTAGAGAGAGCCATGAGGTTAAGTGAGGACGTTATTCGCTACCTCACAGTGAAACAAGATGGTCCTTTACCAACTCCAAAATCCACTTCTAAAGAGGATGAAACAGAAAAATCTGAAACAGAAAAAGAAGAAATAAAACCTACTGAGGATAAGAAGACTGAAACACCTGACAAAGATGAAAAAAACGAAGAAGCTAAGGAATAA
- a CDS encoding NAD(P)/FAD-dependent oxidoreductase codes for MNSQKSEKKQTEISVIGCGIAGITTAFHLGTKGYKVNLIDPTVNSEINNLCPKNGTQASLGVLMGNVYKRSKGRAFSLRNKSMKLWKDWLTQINYSESGFIFEKPLIKLTNSEKEYQSMIELRNNKKNFGIELLDKNSLSFWNSIFETKLIGGLISHEDGRLNPIQLIKSLMKSLDQIKINKIDKNVSKISKNSSSYDKNWNIDLENNQSITQDYIVICSALNTHKLLKPLGHEILLEPILGQVIELELKKRSSNWKEWPAILNYQAINFIHHHPNHMIIGATIEQSTKPSFINKQEMLNMNNTAPKWMASARVCHEWNGIRAKPVNEPAPLLKQLEPGLLINTGHYRNGVLLAPACAEWIGNQIEGQININE; via the coding sequence ATGAATAGCCAAAAATCAGAAAAAAAGCAAACTGAAATCTCAGTTATTGGTTGCGGTATAGCAGGAATTACAACTGCCTTTCATCTAGGGACAAAAGGTTATAAAGTAAATTTAATCGACCCAACAGTAAACTCAGAAATAAATAATTTATGTCCAAAAAATGGAACACAAGCTAGTTTGGGTGTTCTCATGGGTAATGTCTACAAAAGATCAAAAGGAAGAGCTTTTTCACTAAGAAATAAAAGTATGAAATTATGGAAAGATTGGCTTACTCAAATAAACTATTCTGAGTCAGGCTTTATATTTGAAAAACCATTAATTAAACTAACAAATTCTGAAAAAGAATATCAATCAATGATTGAATTAAGAAATAATAAAAAAAATTTTGGAATTGAACTATTAGATAAAAATTCTTTATCTTTTTGGAATTCAATATTTGAAACAAAATTAATCGGGGGATTAATATCTCATGAAGATGGACGATTAAATCCGATACAATTAATAAAGTCATTAATGAAAAGTCTTGACCAGATAAAGATAAATAAAATCGACAAAAACGTTAGTAAAATAAGTAAAAATAGTAGTTCATACGATAAAAACTGGAATATAGATTTAGAAAATAATCAATCTATTACTCAAGATTATATTGTCATTTGTTCTGCATTAAATACTCACAAATTATTAAAGCCATTAGGCCATGAAATACTTTTAGAACCAATATTAGGACAAGTTATTGAATTAGAGTTAAAAAAAAGGAGTTCGAATTGGAAAGAATGGCCTGCAATATTAAATTATCAAGCTATAAACTTTATACACCATCATCCAAATCATATGATTATAGGAGCAACTATCGAACAAAGCACGAAACCAAGCTTTATAAATAAACAAGAAATGTTAAATATGAACAATACTGCTCCAAAATGGATGGCTAGCGCAAGAGTTTGCCATGAATGGAATGGAATCAGAGCTAAGCCAGTTAACGAACCTGCTCCCTTATTGAAACAACTAGAACCCGGTTTATTAATTAATACTGGTCACTATAGAAACGGTGTTTTGTTAGCTCCTGCATGCGCTGAGTGGATTGGAAATCAAATAGAGGGTCAAATAAATATTAATGAGTAA
- a CDS encoding shikimate dehydrogenase: MVPEQSLSNFESALSKMSTITGKTNLVGLLGQPVNHSLSPIMHNAAYEEMGLDWCYVAMPCESKNLTKVTKALRYLDCKGLNITIPHKQEVLKACNKLTEIANDIQAVNTLIPEKNNQWIGANTDVEGFLTPLKDHNLGNKSVVVIGCGGSARAVVMGLSRLNIKKVTIIGRNESSLDIFVKNMSNLLSNKKILIEGINNKKLNILPYIQEADLIINTTPIGMNSRNAKQDNVPLGYEIWDCLSNKTILYDLIYTPRPTNWLILGQQKNCITIDGLDMLVEQGAIAIRLWSGFNNVPVKTMKSSAEKHLMV, translated from the coding sequence GTGGTTCCCGAACAGTCTCTTAGCAATTTTGAATCAGCATTATCAAAAATGAGTACTATCACTGGAAAAACTAATCTGGTAGGACTTCTTGGACAACCAGTAAATCATTCCCTTTCCCCGATTATGCACAATGCCGCATATGAAGAAATGGGACTTGACTGGTGTTATGTAGCAATGCCTTGCGAAAGTAAAAATCTAACAAAAGTAACAAAAGCATTAAGGTACTTAGACTGCAAGGGATTGAATATAACTATTCCTCATAAACAAGAAGTATTAAAGGCCTGTAATAAGTTAACCGAAATTGCAAATGACATCCAAGCAGTTAATACACTTATACCTGAAAAAAATAATCAATGGATAGGTGCTAATACAGATGTAGAAGGATTCTTGACACCATTAAAAGATCATAATTTAGGCAATAAAAGTGTGGTTGTAATAGGTTGCGGAGGCAGTGCTAGAGCAGTAGTAATGGGATTAAGTAGATTAAATATTAAAAAAGTAACAATCATTGGTAGGAACGAAAGTTCTTTAGATATTTTTGTAAAAAATATGAGTAATTTATTATCAAATAAAAAGATATTAATTGAAGGTATTAATAACAAAAAATTAAATATTTTACCATATATACAAGAAGCCGATTTAATTATTAACACAACTCCAATAGGGATGAATAGCAGAAATGCAAAGCAAGATAATGTTCCTCTTGGTTATGAAATATGGGACTGTCTATCTAATAAAACTATCTTGTATGATTTGATTTATACTCCAAGACCAACAAACTGGTTAATACTTGGACAACAAAAAAATTGTATTACAATTGATGGTCTAGATATGCTTGTCGAACAAGGAGCTATTGCAATAAGACTTTGGAGTGGTTTTAATAACGTACCTGTTAAAACAATGAAATCATCTGCAGAAAAACATTTAATGGTTTAA
- the dnaK gene encoding molecular chaperone DnaK: protein MGKVVGIDLGTTNSCVAVMEGGKPTVIANAEGFRTTPSVVAYTKNQDQLVGQIAKRQAVMNPENTFYSSKRFVGRRVDEVNDESKEVSYGVEKAGSNVKLKCPILDKQFSPEEVSAQVLRKLSDDAGKYLGETVTQAVITVPAYFNDSQRQATKDAGKIAGLEVLRIINEPTAAALAYGLDKKSNERILVFDLGGGTFDVSVLEVGDGVFEVLSTSGDTHLGGDDFDRVIVDHLASTFKGNEGIDLRQDKQALQRLTEAAEKAKIELSNATQSEINLPFITATPEGPKHLDLTLTRGKFEELASNLIDRCRVPVEQALKDAKLSTGEIDEIVMVGGSTRMPAVKELVKRVTTKDPNQTVNPDEVVAVGAAIQGGVLAGEVKDILLLDVTPLSLGVETLGGVMTKMISRNTTVPTKKAETYSTAVDGQTNVEIHVLQGEREMASDNKSLGTFRLDGIPPAPRGVPQIEVTFDIDANGILSVNAKDKGSGKEQSISITGASTLSDNEVDKMVKDAEMNASADKEKRERIDIKNQAETLVYQAEKQIGELGDKVDEAAKAKVEEKRVKLKEATEKDDYESMKTLVEELQQELYSLGASVYQQANAASQAAEDSNTEGGTGGDEVIDADFTETK from the coding sequence ATGGGGAAGGTTGTCGGAATCGATCTAGGAACTACAAATAGTTGTGTTGCTGTTATGGAAGGCGGTAAGCCTACAGTAATAGCAAATGCTGAAGGATTCAGAACAACTCCATCTGTCGTTGCTTATACAAAAAATCAAGATCAATTGGTTGGGCAAATTGCTAAGCGCCAAGCAGTGATGAATCCTGAAAATACTTTTTACTCCTCAAAGAGATTTGTTGGTCGCAGAGTTGATGAAGTTAATGATGAATCAAAGGAAGTTAGTTATGGAGTTGAAAAAGCAGGCTCCAACGTTAAATTAAAATGCCCCATACTGGATAAGCAGTTTTCTCCTGAAGAAGTAAGTGCTCAAGTTTTAAGAAAACTGTCTGATGATGCTGGTAAATATTTAGGTGAAACAGTTACTCAAGCTGTAATTACAGTCCCTGCTTACTTCAATGACTCCCAGAGACAAGCGACTAAGGATGCAGGAAAGATTGCTGGCTTAGAAGTTCTTAGAATTATAAATGAGCCAACTGCTGCTGCTCTTGCATATGGATTGGATAAAAAGAGTAACGAAAGAATTTTAGTTTTCGATTTGGGTGGAGGAACTTTTGATGTATCTGTTTTAGAAGTAGGAGATGGAGTTTTTGAAGTTCTCTCTACTTCCGGAGATACTCATTTAGGTGGCGACGACTTCGATAGAGTAATTGTTGATCATTTGGCTTCCACATTTAAAGGTAATGAAGGTATTGATTTACGCCAGGATAAGCAAGCACTTCAACGTTTAACTGAAGCAGCTGAAAAAGCTAAAATAGAATTATCAAATGCTACTCAAAGCGAAATAAATCTTCCATTTATTACTGCTACGCCTGAGGGTCCTAAGCATCTTGATTTGACCCTAACAAGAGGAAAATTTGAGGAATTGGCTTCAAACCTTATTGATCGTTGCAGAGTTCCTGTAGAGCAAGCTTTGAAAGATGCAAAATTATCTACTGGAGAAATTGATGAGATTGTTATGGTTGGAGGCTCTACACGAATGCCAGCGGTTAAAGAGTTAGTAAAAAGAGTAACTACTAAGGATCCAAATCAAACAGTTAACCCAGATGAAGTAGTAGCTGTTGGAGCAGCTATTCAAGGTGGAGTTCTTGCTGGAGAAGTTAAAGATATTTTGCTACTTGATGTCACTCCATTATCACTTGGCGTTGAAACATTGGGTGGAGTGATGACAAAAATGATTTCAAGAAATACTACGGTTCCCACTAAAAAAGCTGAAACATACTCAACTGCAGTTGATGGTCAAACAAATGTAGAAATTCACGTCTTACAAGGTGAACGTGAGATGGCTTCAGATAATAAAAGTTTAGGAACCTTCCGTTTAGATGGAATTCCTCCTGCTCCTCGGGGTGTACCGCAAATTGAAGTAACTTTTGATATCGATGCAAATGGAATTCTAAGTGTTAACGCAAAAGATAAAGGAAGCGGCAAAGAGCAAAGTATCTCTATTACTGGAGCATCTACTTTGTCGGATAACGAAGTTGATAAAATGGTTAAAGATGCAGAAATGAATGCTTCTGCTGATAAAGAAAAACGTGAAAGAATTGATATTAAAAATCAAGCTGAAACACTTGTTTATCAAGCAGAAAAACAAATAGGAGAGCTTGGCGATAAAGTAGATGAAGCAGCGAAAGCGAAAGTTGAAGAGAAACGCGTCAAGTTAAAAGAGGCCACAGAAAAAGATGATTATGAAAGCATGAAGACTTTAGTTGAGGAGCTTCAACAAGAATTGTATTCCTTAGGAGCTTCTGTATATCAACAAGCAAATGCTGCTTCTCAAGCTGCCGAAGATTCTAATACTGAAGGTGGCACTGGTGGAGATGAAGTTATTGATGCTGACTTCACCGAGACAAAATAA
- a CDS encoding cytochrome B6: MTSKFLYLYFIFTTNGDLQDLLIFGHNIDAWLIYVLIFFGLTSFAFISVWLIGFLAESQSGKSIKQPWE, translated from the coding sequence GTGACTTCTAAATTTTTATATCTTTATTTTATTTTCACTACTAATGGTGATCTTCAAGATTTATTGATTTTTGGTCATAACATTGATGCTTGGTTAATTTATGTACTTATTTTTTTTGGATTAACTTCATTTGCTTTTATTTCGGTATGGCTCATAGGTTTCTTAGCTGAAAGCCAATCAGGAAAATCTATTAAGCAGCCATGGGAATGA
- a CDS encoding Tic20 family protein, translating to MPSLGEKILGIILYMIPWSESLIFGNHLFIKYPFTQIIQIPAIPIILIERSIPFGSLLLFLAIFIGLVRNTKVSYFMRFNALQSLLINIGIIIVSFTFEIISSTFSNTLIIRTFSSTLLISLFLVILYCVWSCTQGNEPNLPGISQATKMQL from the coding sequence ATGCCTTCACTAGGTGAAAAAATACTAGGGATTATTCTATATATGATTCCATGGTCTGAATCTCTAATCTTTGGTAATCATTTATTTATAAAGTATCCTTTTACACAAATAATTCAAATACCTGCGATCCCAATAATCTTAATTGAAAGATCAATACCCTTTGGCAGTTTATTATTATTTTTAGCTATCTTTATTGGATTAGTAAGAAATACTAAAGTATCTTACTTTATGCGTTTTAATGCACTCCAATCATTATTAATCAATATTGGAATAATAATAGTAAGTTTTACTTTCGAAATTATATCTAGTACTTTTTCAAACACACTAATTATAAGAACCTTCTCGAGTACTTTATTAATCAGTCTGTTTTTAGTGATTCTTTATTGTGTTTGGTCTTGCACACAAGGCAATGAACCTAATCTGCCAGGAATCAGCCAAGCAACAAAAATGCAATTGTGA
- a CDS encoding O-antigen ligase family protein, translating to MINNAYFLNLKNNFSDNVGWSCFQLGVFCLPSSALISYVFLLVALFDGSFKRRDLYLREYWNYPLVVVTFLMVIGCIRSQTGWLAWLGLFNWLPFFWCFWGLQPYLSTPERRKKCASTLVLGSLPVLITGFGQLWLGWEGPWQIFDGLIIWFISPGGEPLGRLSGLFDYANITAAWLSGVWPFCLASVLHPFIVGRNRVIPFALLIAFVSAMILTDSRNAWGAIFLGLPLVFGSSSWIWLIPLMLICFLPVIIAVLPFFDFGIQQFARSIVPESIWMRLNDMQFVDSRPFEATRIGQWKIGFNLIFEKPWFGWGLQLFQFFIL from the coding sequence ATGATAAATAATGCTTATTTCCTAAATTTAAAAAATAATTTTTCAGACAATGTTGGCTGGAGTTGTTTTCAGTTAGGCGTATTTTGTTTGCCGTCAAGCGCATTAATTTCTTATGTATTTTTGCTTGTAGCTCTCTTTGACGGAAGTTTTAAAAGAAGGGATCTCTATTTGAGGGAATATTGGAATTATCCGCTAGTAGTTGTAACTTTTTTGATGGTAATTGGTTGTATTCGTTCTCAAACTGGTTGGTTAGCTTGGCTTGGCCTGTTTAATTGGTTGCCATTCTTTTGGTGTTTTTGGGGCTTGCAACCATATTTGTCAACTCCTGAAAGAAGAAAAAAATGTGCTTCTACGCTTGTTTTAGGAAGTCTTCCTGTTTTAATAACAGGATTTGGTCAGTTATGGCTTGGATGGGAGGGACCTTGGCAGATTTTTGATGGTTTAATAATTTGGTTTATTTCTCCAGGAGGTGAGCCTCTAGGCAGATTGTCTGGGTTGTTCGATTATGCAAATATTACTGCTGCATGGTTATCAGGCGTATGGCCATTCTGTTTGGCGTCAGTTCTGCATCCTTTTATTGTTGGAAGAAACCGAGTTATTCCCTTCGCTCTTTTAATTGCTTTTGTTTCAGCAATGATTTTGACTGATTCTCGAAACGCATGGGGTGCAATCTTTTTAGGTTTACCATTAGTTTTTGGTTCATCATCGTGGATTTGGTTAATACCTTTAATGCTTATTTGCTTTCTTCCGGTGATTATTGCCGTTTTACCATTTTTTGATTTTGGAATTCAACAATTTGCAAGGAGTATTGTTCCTGAATCTATTTGGATGAGATTAAATGATATGCAATTCGTTGATAGTAGACCTTTTGAAGCAACACGTATTGGTCAATGGAAAATAGGATTTAATTTAATTTTTGAAAAACCATGGTTTGGTTGGGGGCTGCAGCTTTTTCAATTCTTTATCCTTTAA
- a CDS encoding ClC family H(+)/Cl(-) exchange transporter, producing the protein MITSQSQNPIKKKSSQSIKKLLQRKWLNVILALILTGLGAALTGILFKTGIHALEDYRSKLLAYIPRWIILPILGALGGLISGSLIQNFAPAAKGAGVSHIIAFLRHKPVPMGLRVGIVKLFAGIIAIGSGFPLGPEGPAVQMGGSVAWKMAKWLKAPISFRRVIVAAGGGAGIAAIFSAPIGGFIYAIEELLNSARPVVLLLVVITTFWADSCADILQAIGLDEKAGRFVDNLGFQLERAYTPVIEFFPIDFLYLIVLGILLGSLAEIYCQYVLKMQVLGNKWFKNKTIQRMSLSGLLLGSMYSIIPESFHNIEGLQNIIVNESSSFILAISIFLVLFFASGLAAASGAPGGLFYPMLTLGGAIGLASGIGVEILTGHVPTTYIFAGMGGFVAGCSRTPLTAMFLAFALTKNLLILKPLLITCIASFLTARIFNEHSIYERQITIEEEELI; encoded by the coding sequence ATGATAACAAGTCAAAGTCAAAATCCCATTAAAAAAAAATCAAGTCAAAGCATAAAAAAACTTCTTCAGAGGAAATGGCTAAATGTAATTCTTGCTCTCATACTTACAGGTTTAGGAGCAGCATTAACAGGAATATTATTTAAAACTGGAATTCATGCATTAGAAGATTATCGATCAAAGCTTCTTGCATATATACCTAGATGGATAATTTTGCCAATATTAGGCGCATTAGGAGGCTTGATTTCTGGATCTCTCATTCAAAATTTTGCCCCTGCAGCAAAAGGAGCAGGTGTAAGTCACATCATTGCTTTCCTTCGTCATAAGCCTGTCCCTATGGGATTAAGAGTTGGAATCGTCAAACTTTTTGCTGGAATTATTGCTATTGGCAGTGGATTCCCCCTAGGACCAGAGGGACCAGCAGTACAAATGGGAGGATCTGTTGCTTGGAAAATGGCAAAATGGCTAAAAGCACCCATTTCATTTCGTAGAGTCATAGTTGCAGCAGGAGGAGGTGCTGGAATTGCTGCAATTTTTAGTGCTCCAATTGGTGGCTTTATTTATGCAATTGAGGAACTTCTAAATTCAGCGAGACCAGTAGTTCTCTTACTAGTAGTAATAACAACATTCTGGGCTGATAGTTGCGCTGATATTTTGCAAGCGATTGGACTTGATGAAAAAGCTGGTAGATTTGTTGATAATTTAGGTTTTCAATTAGAGAGAGCATATACGCCAGTAATAGAATTCTTTCCGATAGACTTTTTATACCTAATAGTTTTAGGAATCTTACTTGGATCCTTAGCAGAAATATATTGCCAATACGTTTTAAAGATGCAAGTCCTAGGAAACAAATGGTTTAAAAATAAAACTATTCAAAGAATGAGTTTGTCCGGATTATTACTTGGTTCAATGTATTCAATAATTCCAGAAAGTTTTCATAATATTGAAGGATTACAAAATATTATTGTTAATGAAAGTAGTAGTTTTATCCTCGCAATAAGTATATTTTTGGTTTTATTTTTTGCGTCTGGTTTAGCAGCAGCCTCTGGAGCTCCAGGTGGTTTATTTTACCCAATGCTCACCTTAGGAGGAGCGATAGGATTAGCTAGCGGTATAGGAGTAGAAATATTAACGGGCCATGTGCCAACAACATATATTTTTGCAGGAATGGGTGGATTCGTGGCTGGATGCTCAAGAACCCCATTAACTGCGATGTTTTTAGCCTTCGCGTTAACTAAAAATCTTTTAATACTTAAACCACTCTTGATTACATGTATAGCTAGCTTTTTAACTGCCAGAATATTTAATGAACATTCAATTTATGAAAGACAAATTACAATTGAAGAAGAGGAATTAATATAA